One stretch of Candidatus Thioglobus sp. DNA includes these proteins:
- a CDS encoding serine hydroxymethyltransferase — MFNKSQTLAVVDSEIYDAVIAETARQEAHIELIASENYTSPAVMEVQGSQLTNKYAEGYPGKRYYGGCEHVDVAEQLAIDRAKALFNADYANVQPHSGSQANAAVFQALLVPGDTILGMSLADGGHLTHGAKPSFSGKNFNAIQYGLVDETGEIDYDQVEALAQEHKPKMVIAGFSAYSRVVDWQRFRDIADSIGAYLLVDMAHVAGLVAAGEYPSPVGIADVTTTTTHKTLRGPRGGLILAKSNLDIEKKLNSAIFPGIQGGPLMHVIAAKAVCFKEAMSDEYKIYQKQVKINAQAMANAFIERGYDVVSGGTDDHLFLVSFIDQGLTGKAVDAALGSAHITVNMNAVPNDPQSPFVTSGIRVGTPAVTTRGFGEQECRDLAGWICDICDDLGNESVIDEVKVKVAEVCAKHPVYSF, encoded by the coding sequence ATGTTCAATAAATCCCAAACTTTAGCCGTTGTTGATTCTGAGATTTATGATGCAGTGATTGCAGAGACAGCTCGTCAAGAAGCGCACATTGAGCTCATTGCCAGTGAAAACTACACATCACCTGCAGTGATGGAAGTACAAGGCTCGCAGTTGACCAATAAGTATGCTGAAGGTTATCCTGGAAAGCGTTACTATGGTGGTTGTGAGCATGTGGATGTGGCTGAACAATTAGCTATTGATCGTGCTAAAGCTTTATTTAATGCAGACTATGCTAACGTTCAGCCTCACTCAGGCTCGCAAGCGAATGCAGCTGTTTTCCAGGCGCTATTAGTACCGGGCGATACTATCTTAGGTATGAGCCTTGCAGATGGCGGGCACTTAACTCACGGCGCAAAACCTTCTTTTTCTGGCAAAAATTTTAATGCTATCCAATATGGCTTAGTTGACGAGACAGGCGAGATTGACTATGACCAAGTTGAAGCTTTAGCACAAGAGCATAAGCCAAAAATGGTTATCGCAGGTTTTTCTGCTTATTCACGTGTAGTTGATTGGCAGCGTTTTAGAGACATTGCTGATTCGATCGGTGCTTATTTACTAGTCGATATGGCGCATGTTGCAGGTTTGGTTGCAGCGGGTGAATATCCGTCTCCAGTAGGTATTGCAGATGTAACCACCACTACAACGCATAAAACACTTCGAGGCCCTCGTGGTGGCTTGATTCTTGCTAAGTCTAATCTTGACATTGAGAAAAAATTAAATTCAGCAATTTTTCCAGGTATTCAGGGCGGACCTTTGATGCACGTTATTGCTGCTAAAGCAGTGTGTTTTAAAGAAGCAATGAGCGATGAATATAAAATCTATCAAAAGCAAGTTAAGATTAATGCACAAGCAATGGCGAATGCATTTATTGAGCGAGGATATGATGTTGTTTCTGGCGGTACAGATGACCATTTATTTTTAGTCAGTTTTATCGATCAAGGTTTAACCGGTAAGGCAGTTGATGCAGCATTAGGCAGTGCACATATTACAGTGAATATGAATGCCGTACCAAACGACCCTCAGTCTCCATTTGTGACTAGTGGTATTCGCGTTGGTACACCGGCAGTTACTACTCGTGGATTTGGCGAGCAAGAGTGCCGTGATCTTGCAGGTTGGATATGTGATATTTGTGACGATCTTGGCAATGAATCAGTGATTGATGAAGTTAAAGTAAAGGTTGCTGAAGTTTGCGCTAAGCATCCGGTTTACTCTTTTTAG
- the nrdR gene encoding transcriptional regulator NrdR has protein sequence MRCPFCQSDDTKVLDTRLIDDGSQVRRRRECTSCSERYSTRETVDLNLPRLIKSDESRESFSEGKLRSGLLKALEKRPVKTSQIETSIQRIGHKLMTQAEREVPSKKIGEWVMQELKELDEVAYIRFASVYRQFQDIEAFKNEIDKLMNK, from the coding sequence ATGCGCTGTCCATTTTGTCAGTCTGACGATACCAAAGTATTAGATACACGTTTAATTGATGACGGCTCGCAAGTTCGTCGACGTCGTGAGTGCACGTCTTGTAGTGAGCGCTATTCAACCCGTGAAACGGTAGATCTTAACCTTCCAAGGTTGATTAAAAGTGACGAATCTAGAGAATCTTTTAGTGAGGGAAAGCTGCGTTCTGGCTTGTTAAAAGCGCTAGAAAAACGCCCTGTTAAAACCTCACAAATTGAAACTTCAATTCAGCGCATTGGGCACAAACTCATGACTCAAGCTGAGCGCGAAGTGCCTTCTAAAAAAATTGGTGAATGGGTTATGCAAGAGCTTAAAGAGCTTGACGAGGTGGCTTATATTCGTTTTGCTTCGGTTTATCGACAATTTCAAGATATTGAAGCTTTTAAAAATGAGATTGATAAACTCATGAATAAATAG